A genomic window from Macaca thibetana thibetana isolate TM-01 chromosome 16, ASM2454274v1, whole genome shotgun sequence includes:
- the TRAPPC1 gene encoding trafficking protein particle complex subunit 1, with amino-acid sequence MTVHNLYLFDRNGVCLHYSEWHRKKQAGIPKEEEYKLMYGMLFSIRSFVSKMSPLDMKDGFLAFQTSRYKLHYYETPTGIKVVMNTDLGVGPIRDVLHHIYSALYVELVVKNPLCPLGQTVQSELFRSRLDSYVRSLPFFSARAG; translated from the exons ATGACTGTCCACAACCTGTACCTGTTTGACCGGAATGGAGTGTGTCTGCACTACAGCGAATGGCACCGCAAGAAGCAAGCAGGGATTCCCAAGGAGGAG GAGTATAAGCTGATGTACGGGATGCTCTTCTCTATCCGCTCGTTTGTCAGCAAGATGTCCCCGCTAGACAT GAAGGATGGCTTCCTGGCCTTCCAAACTAGCCGTTACAAACTCCATTACTACGAGACGCCCACTGGGATCAAAGTTGTCATGAATACTGACTTGGGCGTGGGACCCATCCGAGATGTTCTGCATCACATCTACAGTGCG CTGTATGTGGAGCTGGTGGTGAAGAATCCCCTGTGCCCGCTGGGTCAAACTGTGCAAAGTGAGCTCTTCCGCTCCCGACTGGACTCCTATGTTCGCTCTCTGCCCTTCTTCTCCGCCCGGGCTGGCTGA
- the KCNAB3 gene encoding voltage-gated potassium channel subunit beta-3 isoform X1: MQMTGRFGREAGGSMQMRRRCLHADELGPLPTRLGAQRVPQRFALKWHLSPAPLPPGSLSSEIFTSSSTFTLIHFPLLLLAPVSRVTEYLHSWRPPRFFPPAANLATSSSPPPRADPAWRLPPQPPQPSLSAGAHPTTPPVVRPRASLLPRPVPSEPPPPPRSAGMQVSIACTEQNLRSRSSEDRLCGPRPGPGGGNGGPTGAGHGNPPGGGGSGPKARAALVPRPPAPAGALRESTGRGTGMKYRNLGKSGLRVSCLGLGTWLTFGSQISDETAEDVLTVAYEHGVNLFDTAEVYAAGKAERTLGNILKSKGWRRSSYVITTKIFWGGQAETERGLSRKHIIEGLRGSLERLQLGYVDIVFANRSDPNCPMEEIVRAMTYVINQGLALYWGTSRWGAAEIMEAYSMARQFNLIPPVCEQAEHHLFQREKVEMQLPELYHKIGVGSVTWYPLPCGLITSKYDGRVPDTCRASIKGYQWLKDKVQSEDGKKQQAKVMDLLPVAHQLGCTVAQLAIAWCLRSEGVSSVLLGVSSAEQLMEHLGALQVLSQLTPQTVMEIDGLLGNKPHSKK; the protein is encoded by the exons ATGCAAATGACCGGCAGGTTTGGCCGCGAGGCGGGCGGCTCTATGCAGATGAGGAGGCGGTGCCTGCATGCTGATGAGTTGGGCCCGCTGCCGACGCGGCTGGGAGCCCAGCGGGTCCCGCAGCGGTTCGCGCTGAAGTGGCATCTTTCTCCCGCCCCACTTCCCCCTGGGTCCTTATCCTCCGAGATCTTTACCTCATCCTCGACCTTTACCCTCATCCATTTCCCCCTCCTACTCCTTGCACCTGTGTCCCGCGTAACTGAATACCTCCACTCCTGGCGCCCCCCGCGTTTCTTCCCTCCCGCCGCAAACCTCGCGACCTCCAGCAGCCCGCCCCCGCGGGCCGATCCTGCCTGGCGCCTCCCGCCGCAGCCTCCTCAGCCTTCCCTCTCTGCCGGGGCTCACCCCACTACGCCCCCGGTGGTCCGCCCTCGGGCTTCCCTGCTCCCCCGTCCCGTCCCCTCGgagccccctcccccgccccggtCAGCCGGCATGCAGGTGTCAATCGCGTGTACCGAGCAGAACCTTCGCAGCCGGAGCAGTGAGGACCGTCTGTGTGGACCCCGGCCAGGCCCCGGGGGCGGTAATGGCGGGCCGACCGGCGCGGGGCACGGGAATCCTCCGGGGGGTGGAGGGTCTGGCCCCAAGGCCCGAGCTGCACTGGTTCCCCGACCCCCAGCGCCCGCTGGGGCCCTCCGAGAGAGCACCGGCCGAGGCACTGGCATGAAATACAG GAACTTGGGGAAGTCTGGTCTTCGGGTATCCTGTCTCGGCCTAG GTACCTGGCTCACATTTGGTTCTCAGATCTCAGATGAG ACAGCGGAGGATGTGCTGACCGTAGCCTATGAGCATGGTGTAAACCTGTTTGACACCGCCGAAGTCTACGCAGCAGGAAA GGCTGAAAGAACCCTAGGCAACATCCTCAAGAGCAAAGGTTGGAG GAGATCAAGCTATGTCATCACTACCAAGATTTTTTGGGGAGGACA GGCGGAAACCGAGCGAGGTTTAAGCCGAAAGCACATCATTGAGG GCTTGCGAGGATCCCTGGAACGCCTCCAGCTGGGATATGTGGACATTGTCTTTGCCAATCGCTCAGACCCCAACTGTCCTATGGAGG AGATTGTGCGAGCCATGACCTATGTCATTAACCAGGGCCTGGCCCTATACTGGGGAACGTCCCGATGGGGGGCTGCAGAAATCATG GAGGCCTACTCCATGGCCAGACAGTTCAATCTGATTCCTCCAGTGTGTGAACAAGCGGAGCACCATCTGTTTCAGAGGGAGAAGGTGGAGATGCAGCTGCCAGAGCTCTACCACAAGATTG GAGTTGGATCAGTCACTTGGTACCCTCTACCCTGTGGTCTCATTACTAGCAAGTATGATGGGCGAGTCCCAGATACCTGCAGGGCCTCCATCAAG GGCTACCAGTGGCTGAAGGACAAAGTGCAGAGTGAAGATGGCAAGAAGCAACAAGCCAAAGTCATGGACCTTCTCCCCGTCGCTCACCAGCTGGGGTGCACAGTGGCCCAGCTTGCTATCG CTTGGTGTCTCCGCAGTGAGGGTGTCAGCTCTGTCTTGCTGGGGGTGTCGAGTGCGGAGCAGTTGATGGAACACCTGGGCGCGCTGCAG GTGCTGAGCCAGCTGACCCCACAGACGGTGATGGAAATAGACGGGCTCCTGGGAAACAAGCCGCATTCCAAGAAGTAG
- the KCNAB3 gene encoding voltage-gated potassium channel subunit beta-3 isoform X2 has product MQMTGRFGREAGGSMQMRRRCLHADELGPLPTRLGAQRVPQRFALKWHLSPAPLPPGSLSSEIFTSSSTFTLIHFPLLLLAPVSRVTEYLHSWRPPRFFPPAANLATSSSPPPRADPAWRLPPQPPQPSLSAGAHPTTPPVVRPRASLLPRPVPSEPPPPPRSAGMQVSIACTEQNLRSRSSEDRLCGPRPGPGGGNGGPTGAGHGNPPGGGGSGPKARAALVPRPPAPAGALRESTGRGTGMKYRNLGKSGLRVSCLGLGTWLTFGSQISDETAEDVLTVAYEHGVNLFDTAEVYAAGKAERTLGNILKSKGWRRSSYVITTKIFWGGQAETERGLSRKHIIEEIVRAMTYVINQGLALYWGTSRWGAAEIMEAYSMARQFNLIPPVCEQAEHHLFQREKVEMQLPELYHKIGVGSVTWYPLPCGLITSKYDGRVPDTCRASIKGYQWLKDKVQSEDGKKQQAKVMDLLPVAHQLGCTVAQLAIAWCLRSEGVSSVLLGVSSAEQLMEHLGALQVLSQLTPQTVMEIDGLLGNKPHSKK; this is encoded by the exons ATGCAAATGACCGGCAGGTTTGGCCGCGAGGCGGGCGGCTCTATGCAGATGAGGAGGCGGTGCCTGCATGCTGATGAGTTGGGCCCGCTGCCGACGCGGCTGGGAGCCCAGCGGGTCCCGCAGCGGTTCGCGCTGAAGTGGCATCTTTCTCCCGCCCCACTTCCCCCTGGGTCCTTATCCTCCGAGATCTTTACCTCATCCTCGACCTTTACCCTCATCCATTTCCCCCTCCTACTCCTTGCACCTGTGTCCCGCGTAACTGAATACCTCCACTCCTGGCGCCCCCCGCGTTTCTTCCCTCCCGCCGCAAACCTCGCGACCTCCAGCAGCCCGCCCCCGCGGGCCGATCCTGCCTGGCGCCTCCCGCCGCAGCCTCCTCAGCCTTCCCTCTCTGCCGGGGCTCACCCCACTACGCCCCCGGTGGTCCGCCCTCGGGCTTCCCTGCTCCCCCGTCCCGTCCCCTCGgagccccctcccccgccccggtCAGCCGGCATGCAGGTGTCAATCGCGTGTACCGAGCAGAACCTTCGCAGCCGGAGCAGTGAGGACCGTCTGTGTGGACCCCGGCCAGGCCCCGGGGGCGGTAATGGCGGGCCGACCGGCGCGGGGCACGGGAATCCTCCGGGGGGTGGAGGGTCTGGCCCCAAGGCCCGAGCTGCACTGGTTCCCCGACCCCCAGCGCCCGCTGGGGCCCTCCGAGAGAGCACCGGCCGAGGCACTGGCATGAAATACAG GAACTTGGGGAAGTCTGGTCTTCGGGTATCCTGTCTCGGCCTAG GTACCTGGCTCACATTTGGTTCTCAGATCTCAGATGAG ACAGCGGAGGATGTGCTGACCGTAGCCTATGAGCATGGTGTAAACCTGTTTGACACCGCCGAAGTCTACGCAGCAGGAAA GGCTGAAAGAACCCTAGGCAACATCCTCAAGAGCAAAGGTTGGAG GAGATCAAGCTATGTCATCACTACCAAGATTTTTTGGGGAGGACA GGCGGAAACCGAGCGAGGTTTAAGCCGAAAGCACATCATTGAGG AGATTGTGCGAGCCATGACCTATGTCATTAACCAGGGCCTGGCCCTATACTGGGGAACGTCCCGATGGGGGGCTGCAGAAATCATG GAGGCCTACTCCATGGCCAGACAGTTCAATCTGATTCCTCCAGTGTGTGAACAAGCGGAGCACCATCTGTTTCAGAGGGAGAAGGTGGAGATGCAGCTGCCAGAGCTCTACCACAAGATTG GAGTTGGATCAGTCACTTGGTACCCTCTACCCTGTGGTCTCATTACTAGCAAGTATGATGGGCGAGTCCCAGATACCTGCAGGGCCTCCATCAAG GGCTACCAGTGGCTGAAGGACAAAGTGCAGAGTGAAGATGGCAAGAAGCAACAAGCCAAAGTCATGGACCTTCTCCCCGTCGCTCACCAGCTGGGGTGCACAGTGGCCCAGCTTGCTATCG CTTGGTGTCTCCGCAGTGAGGGTGTCAGCTCTGTCTTGCTGGGGGTGTCGAGTGCGGAGCAGTTGATGGAACACCTGGGCGCGCTGCAG GTGCTGAGCCAGCTGACCCCACAGACGGTGATGGAAATAGACGGGCTCCTGGGAAACAAGCCGCATTCCAAGAAGTAG
- the KCNAB3 gene encoding voltage-gated potassium channel subunit beta-3 isoform X3 — protein sequence MPLSFPPYPWEGQGCTDLHATRISRLCPLQWNVLGNLGKSGLRVSCLGLGTWLTFGSQISDETAEDVLTVAYEHGVNLFDTAEVYAAGKAERTLGNILKSKGWRRSSYVITTKIFWGGQAETERGLSRKHIIEGLRGSLERLQLGYVDIVFANRSDPNCPMEEIVRAMTYVINQGLALYWGTSRWGAAEIMEAYSMARQFNLIPPVCEQAEHHLFQREKVEMQLPELYHKIGVGSVTWYPLPCGLITSKYDGRVPDTCRASIKGYQWLKDKVQSEDGKKQQAKVMDLLPVAHQLGCTVAQLAIAWCLRSEGVSSVLLGVSSAEQLMEHLGALQVLSQLTPQTVMEIDGLLGNKPHSKK from the exons ATGCCCCTGAGCTTCCCTCCTTACCCCTGGGAAGGTCAGGGATGCACGGATCTCCATGCTACACGGATCTCCAGGCTGTGCCCCCTCCAGTGGAATGTCCTTGG GAACTTGGGGAAGTCTGGTCTTCGGGTATCCTGTCTCGGCCTAG GTACCTGGCTCACATTTGGTTCTCAGATCTCAGATGAG ACAGCGGAGGATGTGCTGACCGTAGCCTATGAGCATGGTGTAAACCTGTTTGACACCGCCGAAGTCTACGCAGCAGGAAA GGCTGAAAGAACCCTAGGCAACATCCTCAAGAGCAAAGGTTGGAG GAGATCAAGCTATGTCATCACTACCAAGATTTTTTGGGGAGGACA GGCGGAAACCGAGCGAGGTTTAAGCCGAAAGCACATCATTGAGG GCTTGCGAGGATCCCTGGAACGCCTCCAGCTGGGATATGTGGACATTGTCTTTGCCAATCGCTCAGACCCCAACTGTCCTATGGAGG AGATTGTGCGAGCCATGACCTATGTCATTAACCAGGGCCTGGCCCTATACTGGGGAACGTCCCGATGGGGGGCTGCAGAAATCATG GAGGCCTACTCCATGGCCAGACAGTTCAATCTGATTCCTCCAGTGTGTGAACAAGCGGAGCACCATCTGTTTCAGAGGGAGAAGGTGGAGATGCAGCTGCCAGAGCTCTACCACAAGATTG GAGTTGGATCAGTCACTTGGTACCCTCTACCCTGTGGTCTCATTACTAGCAAGTATGATGGGCGAGTCCCAGATACCTGCAGGGCCTCCATCAAG GGCTACCAGTGGCTGAAGGACAAAGTGCAGAGTGAAGATGGCAAGAAGCAACAAGCCAAAGTCATGGACCTTCTCCCCGTCGCTCACCAGCTGGGGTGCACAGTGGCCCAGCTTGCTATCG CTTGGTGTCTCCGCAGTGAGGGTGTCAGCTCTGTCTTGCTGGGGGTGTCGAGTGCGGAGCAGTTGATGGAACACCTGGGCGCGCTGCAG GTGCTGAGCCAGCTGACCCCACAGACGGTGATGGAAATAGACGGGCTCCTGGGAAACAAGCCGCATTCCAAGAAGTAG
- the RNF227 gene encoding RING finger protein 227 translates to MQLLVRVPSLPERGELDCNICYRPFNLGGRAPRRLPGTARARCGHTLCTACLRELAARGDGSGTAARVVRLRRVVTCPFCRAPSPLPRGGVTEIALDSDLWSRLEEKARAKCERDEAGNPAEESSHADGEAEEEGESEKGAGPRSAGWRAFRRLWNRVLAPARRWRRPLPSNVLYCPEIKDIAHLTR, encoded by the exons ATGCAGCTCTTGGTGAGGGTGCCCTCTCTTCCGGAGCGGGGCGAGCTGGACTGCAACATCTGCTACCGTCCTTTCAACCTCGGGGGCCGCGCGCCCCGCCGCCTGCCCGGGACGGCGCGCGCCCGCTGCGGCCACACGCTCTGCACCGCCTGCCTCCGCGAGCTGGCAGCGCGCGGGGACGGCAGCGGGACGGCCGCGCGCGTGGTGCGCCTGCGCCGCGTGGTCACGTGCCCCTTCTGCCGCGCGCCCTCGCCGCTCCCGCGCGGCGGCGTCACGGAGATAGCTCTTGACTCGGACTTGTGGTCGCGATTGGAGGAAAAAGCGCGGGCTAAGTGCGAACGAGATGAGGCGGGGAACCCGGCCGAGGAAAGCAGCCACGCTGACGGAGAGGccgaggaggaaggggagagcgAGAAGGGGGCGGGGCCTAGGAGCGCTGGGTGGCGCGCGTTCCGGCGGCTCTGGAACAGGGTCCTGGCGCCCGCGCGGCGCTGGCGGCGTCCGCTGCCTAGCAACG TGCTCTACTGTCCGGAGATCAAGGACATTGCCCACCTGACCCGTTGA